In Holophagales bacterium, one DNA window encodes the following:
- the asd gene encoding aspartate-semialdehyde dehydrogenase, translated as MSNRIPVTVLGATGVVGQRFVRRLARHPWFEIRHLAASDRNAGKSYRDACAWRLRGEPYAGFGDRILVEAAADRAAAPVVFSALDTAPAREIEPTFAAAGSWVFSNASAFRMEPDVPLLVPEVNPEQLVLVDRQRRERGWPGAIVCNPNCTATILVSALAPLQAAFGIEAVHMVSMQAASGAGYPGVPSLDLLGNVIPYIRGEEEKVEEEVAKMLGRVADEAVEPLLALISAACHRVPVADGHTEAVSVRLAGDPSLVAVRDALTSFRGEAQRLSLPSAPQPPLVVHEAPDRPQPRLDLDENDGMAVHVGRLRPCPLLGLKMTLLGHNAERGAAGASLLNAELAKAKGWLVAAV; from the coding sequence ATGAGCAACCGCATCCCCGTCACCGTGCTCGGCGCCACCGGCGTCGTCGGCCAGCGTTTCGTGCGACGCCTGGCGCGCCATCCGTGGTTCGAGATCCGCCACCTCGCCGCGAGCGATCGCAACGCCGGCAAGAGCTACCGCGACGCTTGCGCGTGGCGCCTGCGCGGCGAGCCGTACGCCGGCTTCGGCGACCGGATTCTCGTCGAGGCGGCGGCGGATCGCGCCGCAGCTCCGGTGGTCTTCTCGGCGCTCGACACCGCGCCGGCGCGCGAGATCGAGCCCACGTTCGCCGCTGCCGGTTCGTGGGTCTTCTCGAACGCCTCGGCCTTCCGCATGGAGCCCGACGTGCCGCTGCTCGTGCCGGAGGTCAACCCCGAGCAACTCGTCCTGGTCGATCGGCAGCGACGCGAGCGCGGCTGGCCGGGGGCGATCGTCTGCAACCCGAATTGCACGGCGACAATTCTGGTCTCGGCGCTCGCGCCGCTCCAGGCGGCCTTCGGCATCGAGGCGGTCCACATGGTCTCGATGCAGGCCGCGAGCGGCGCCGGCTACCCCGGCGTGCCGAGCCTCGATCTGCTCGGCAACGTCATTCCCTACATTCGCGGTGAAGAGGAGAAGGTCGAGGAGGAGGTCGCCAAGATGCTCGGTCGAGTCGCCGACGAGGCGGTCGAGCCGCTGCTCGCGCTGATCTCCGCCGCCTGCCACCGCGTGCCGGTGGCCGACGGACACACCGAGGCGGTCTCCGTGCGCCTCGCGGGCGATCCTTCGCTCGTCGCAGTGCGCGACGCGCTGACGAGCTTCCGCGGCGAAGCGCAGCGTCTCTCCCTGCCTTCGGCGCCGCAGCCGCCGCTCGTCGTCCACGAGGCTCCGGACCGCCCGCAGCCGCGGCTCGATCTCGACGAGAACGACGGCATGGCGGTCCACGTCGGACGCCTTCGCCCGTGTCCGCTGCTCGGCCTGAAGATGACGCTCCTCGGTCACAACGCCGAGCGCGGCGCCGCCGGCGCGAGCCTGCTCAACGCCGAGCTGGCGAAGGCCAAGGGATGGCTCGTCGCGGCGGTGTGA